Proteins from a genomic interval of Treponema brennaborense DSM 12168:
- the thrH gene encoding bifunctional phosphoserine phosphatase/homoserine phosphotransferase ThrH, whose product MYVTCLDLEGVLVPEIWIAFAEETGIAELRLTTRDIPDYDVLMKKRIGILAERGLGLKAIQNTIAKIDPLPGAKAFLDELRTVTQVIILSDTFTQFAFPLMQKLGLPTIFCNELEVGTDGMITGYKLRQHNGKYHAVKALQSIGFDTIASGDSFNDLEMIKASQAGFLFRAPQHIIAEYPAIPAFTEYGELLAAVRKQTGL is encoded by the coding sequence ATGTACGTAACTTGTCTGGATCTTGAAGGCGTTTTGGTTCCCGAAATATGGATCGCGTTCGCAGAAGAGACGGGAATAGCGGAACTGAGGCTCACCACGCGCGATATTCCCGACTACGACGTGCTGATGAAAAAACGGATCGGTATTCTTGCCGAACGCGGGCTCGGTTTGAAGGCGATTCAGAATACGATCGCAAAAATAGACCCGCTGCCCGGAGCGAAGGCCTTTCTGGACGAACTGCGCACGGTTACGCAAGTAATCATTTTATCCGACACGTTCACGCAATTCGCGTTTCCCCTAATGCAAAAATTGGGGCTGCCGACCATTTTCTGCAACGAACTTGAAGTCGGCACCGACGGTATGATTACCGGCTATAAACTGCGCCAGCACAACGGCAAATACCACGCCGTTAAAGCGCTGCAGTCGATCGGATTCGACACGATCGCTTCGGGAGATTCGTTCAACGATCTGGAAATGATAAAAGCGTCCCAAGCGGGATTTCTGTTCCGCGCGCCGCAGCACATAATCGCCGAGTATCCGGCAATTCCCGCGTTCACCGAATACGGCGAACTGCTCGCCGCGGTACGGAAACAGACAGGGCTTTAA
- a CDS encoding ABC transporter ATP-binding protein yields MIERRTAPDGAPISIAGLRVTRGSKELYRDFSIDFASGAVTALLAPSGGGKTTLLDGIAGLFQAGSGTILAPARVSYLFQEPRLLPWCSIAKNIMLPVEKLLSAREAKERTDFFLEQVGLLCKAAALPAECSGGERQRAALARAFVYPSSVLLMDEAFQSQDFSLKLKLMESAEALLSREKRTVVLVTHDFREALCLADRIVVMTGSPLEIRLDIPGCGRENSLLDRYASPDESARTAERRILDVLCRADAETENS; encoded by the coding sequence ATGATTGAGCGACGCACGGCGCCGGACGGCGCGCCGATTTCGATTGCGGGATTGCGCGTTACGCGCGGTTCCAAAGAATTGTATCGCGATTTTTCAATCGATTTCGCTTCCGGCGCCGTAACCGCGCTGCTTGCGCCTTCCGGCGGCGGTAAGACGACGTTGCTCGACGGCATCGCCGGTCTTTTTCAGGCCGGCAGCGGTACGATTCTGGCTCCCGCGCGCGTTTCGTACCTGTTTCAGGAGCCGCGGCTGCTGCCGTGGTGCAGTATTGCAAAAAATATCATGCTTCCCGTTGAAAAACTGCTTTCCGCCCGTGAAGCAAAAGAGAGAACCGATTTTTTTTTGGAACAGGTGGGTCTTCTGTGCAAAGCGGCCGCCTTGCCCGCCGAATGTTCCGGCGGAGAGCGGCAGCGTGCGGCGCTTGCCCGCGCGTTCGTGTATCCGTCGTCCGTACTGCTTATGGACGAAGCGTTTCAGTCTCAGGATTTTTCGCTTAAACTGAAACTGATGGAATCAGCGGAAGCGCTGCTCTCCCGCGAAAAACGCACCGTTGTTTTGGTTACGCACGATTTCCGCGAAGCGCTGTGTTTGGCAGACCGCATCGTCGTCATGACCGGTTCTCCGCTCGAAATCCGGCTCGATATTCCCGGCTGCGGCAGGGAAAATTCCCTGCTTGACCGCTATGCTTCTCCGGATGAAAGCGCCCGCACCGCGGAACGGCGGATTCTCGACGTGTTGTGCCGCGCGGACGCGGAAACCGAAAATTCTTAA
- a CDS encoding ABC transporter permease, with protein sequence MKRLPAPAAFGISFTVMLVLWQLAAAVVRSPLILPYPAETAAALCRNIRTPVFWQHIGATALRSVAAFAVSVTAGTVIGVCCGVSKTFRRLLEFPLAVIRSTPVVSFILLSIFWFGSSLVPVFVSVLMSLPVVIAAVSAGIGSADRKLLDCARVYGFSAARTARYVYLPSCTPYFWSGALSAFGLSWKVVAAGEVLSLPRRAAGTLLYNAKVHLETADVFAVTIVLIILCFTLETGFAALLRRRGLRTDGV encoded by the coding sequence ATGAAAAGACTTCCGGCTCCGGCTGCATTCGGTATTTCCTTCACGGTTATGCTAGTGCTGTGGCAGCTTGCGGCGGCGGTTGTCCGTTCGCCGCTCATTCTGCCGTATCCGGCTGAAACGGCTGCCGCGCTGTGCCGGAATATCCGTACGCCGGTTTTTTGGCAGCATATCGGTGCGACGGCACTGCGCAGCGTCGCGGCGTTCGCCGTGTCGGTGACTGCCGGGACGGTGATTGGCGTGTGCTGCGGTGTCAGTAAAACGTTTCGCCGCCTGCTTGAATTTCCGCTTGCAGTCATCCGTTCGACCCCCGTCGTTTCGTTTATCCTGCTTTCCATCTTCTGGTTCGGTTCCTCTCTGGTGCCGGTGTTCGTTTCCGTGTTGATGAGTCTTCCCGTAGTGATTGCCGCCGTTTCGGCCGGAATCGGATCCGCCGATCGGAAACTGCTTGACTGCGCGCGCGTATACGGTTTCAGTGCCGCCCGCACCGCGCGGTACGTGTATCTTCCGTCCTGCACGCCGTATTTTTGGAGCGGGGCGCTTTCTGCGTTCGGTTTGAGCTGGAAAGTGGTAGCAGCCGGCGAAGTGCTGAGTCTGCCGCGGCGGGCGGCGGGAACGCTTTTATACAATGCCAAAGTGCACCTTGAAACGGCCGACGTGTTCGCCGTAACGATCGTTTTGATTATCCTGTGTTTTACGCTTGAAACGGGGTTCGCTGCGCTGCTGCGCCGCCGCGGGCTGCGGACGGACGGCGTATGA
- a CDS encoding ABC transporter substrate-binding protein: protein MNRSLKSIVCIAASALLAVSVFAGGKKDKTPVRPETDDLPAPAEAISETPAVPTVPEPAGSVLRVAALNGPSSIPVAYLMENVSDLGDTAVSFEIVAGADVLLPKLLKGEVDIGILPPNVAAKVFNKNNGAVVVGAVVGQGMLNLITKDAQIASLADLKGKKVTVAGQGATPEYLFRYLLERNGIAVAPDGKAAGENTVELDFSIPAAEIAAALLSGRIEYAVVPEPFATVAVSKDPSVRRAVNLQTEYAAVEAANGSLNYPMTVVVIRAAAARDQAETVRRFLESYEAAIVWTNANPAKAGVLVQKHSLGLLAPIAAKVIPNGAYVYQSAADARSELENLFTIFMSFAPEAVGGALPADDFYFR, encoded by the coding sequence ATGAATCGTTCGTTAAAATCGATCGTCTGTATAGCGGCCAGCGCGCTGCTCGCCGTTTCCGTATTTGCCGGGGGCAAAAAGGATAAAACTCCCGTCCGGCCCGAAACCGACGACCTTCCTGCTCCGGCGGAAGCGATTTCCGAAACGCCCGCGGTTCCGACTGTGCCCGAACCGGCCGGTTCCGTGCTGCGCGTCGCCGCACTCAACGGTCCCAGCAGCATTCCCGTTGCGTATCTGATGGAAAACGTTTCCGATTTGGGCGATACGGCCGTTTCGTTTGAAATAGTCGCAGGTGCGGACGTTCTGCTGCCGAAGCTGCTTAAAGGTGAAGTCGATATCGGTATTCTGCCGCCGAACGTTGCTGCGAAAGTGTTCAATAAAAATAACGGCGCGGTCGTCGTCGGTGCGGTCGTCGGGCAGGGAATGCTGAACCTGATAACCAAAGACGCGCAGATCGCTTCTCTTGCCGATTTGAAAGGCAAAAAGGTAACGGTTGCCGGGCAAGGTGCGACTCCCGAATACCTGTTCAGATACCTGCTTGAACGCAACGGAATCGCCGTCGCACCTGACGGAAAAGCTGCCGGCGAAAATACCGTTGAGCTCGACTTTTCCATTCCCGCTGCGGAAATCGCCGCCGCGCTGCTTTCCGGCCGGATTGAATACGCGGTCGTTCCCGAACCGTTCGCGACGGTAGCCGTTTCAAAAGATCCGTCCGTGCGCCGTGCGGTTAACTTACAGACCGAGTACGCCGCGGTTGAAGCGGCAAACGGTTCTCTCAATTATCCGATGACCGTCGTCGTTATCCGCGCCGCCGCCGCGCGGGATCAGGCGGAGACTGTCCGCCGCTTTTTGGAATCGTATGAAGCCGCTATCGTCTGGACAAACGCGAACCCTGCAAAAGCCGGCGTTTTGGTGCAGAAGCATTCGTTGGGGCTGCTTGCGCCCATTGCGGCGAAAGTGATTCCGAACGGTGCGTACGTATATCAGAGTGCGGCGGACGCCCGGAGCGAACTTGAAAATCTGTTTACGATCTTCATGAGTTTCGCACCCGAAGCGGTCGGCGGCGCGTTGCCTGCGGACGATTTCTATTTCCGCTGA
- a CDS encoding pyridoxal phosphate-dependent aminotransferase produces MDTRYIFSDFGTKLTGRSGILQLMDDLGRPLPEGVTPYRLGGGNPARVPEAERLFRREMERIMADGDSFEQLISQYDAPQGRTQFIEAVASFLSKTYGWKIGPENVAVSNGSQSAFFYLFNLFSGTYSLSGDSGDAAGGSSAADCFSDAAGGTPQRKKILFPLVPEYVGYADQGIEPDTFEGIPARCEYYEDHTFKYFIDFEKLEARLAARRDVGALCVSRPTNPTGNVLTDFEIKRLASLASRYQLPLFVDNAYGLPFPDIVFIDDAAPYWDESVVLSMSLSKIGLPTLRTGIIVADAQIISALSNLNAIAALASGTLGQALAENCIASGRIVSVAHEYVRPFYKKRSEQAQRWIHEFFAGGDYAVHKSEGAIFLWLLLKDLAIPAKELYGKLKERGVITVPGECFFFGAEDPANTCHGHFDKCLRVNYSGPEDEVREGLRILAEVYKENRIG; encoded by the coding sequence ATGGATACTCGCTATATATTCTCAGACTTCGGTACGAAGTTGACCGGTCGTTCCGGTATCTTGCAGCTGATGGACGATCTCGGTCGTCCGCTGCCGGAAGGCGTTACTCCGTACCGGCTGGGCGGCGGTAATCCCGCACGCGTTCCTGAAGCGGAACGGCTTTTCCGGCGCGAAATGGAACGGATCATGGCGGACGGCGATTCCTTCGAGCAGTTGATTTCCCAATACGACGCGCCGCAGGGACGCACGCAGTTTATAGAAGCCGTCGCTTCGTTTTTGTCAAAAACGTACGGATGGAAAATCGGACCCGAAAACGTCGCCGTTTCAAACGGCAGCCAGTCGGCGTTTTTCTATTTGTTCAATCTGTTTTCGGGCACGTATTCATTGTCCGGTGATTCCGGTGACGCGGCCGGCGGTTCATCCGCGGCCGACTGTTTCAGCGACGCGGCCGGCGGAACTCCGCAGCGCAAAAAGATACTGTTCCCGCTTGTTCCCGAGTACGTCGGGTATGCCGATCAGGGAATCGAACCCGATACGTTCGAGGGAATCCCCGCGCGCTGTGAATATTACGAAGACCATACGTTCAAATATTTTATCGATTTTGAAAAACTTGAAGCCCGGCTCGCTGCCCGCCGGGACGTAGGCGCGCTGTGCGTGTCCCGCCCGACGAACCCGACCGGCAACGTGCTGACGGATTTTGAAATCAAACGGCTCGCGTCGCTTGCTTCCCGGTATCAGCTGCCGCTGTTCGTGGACAACGCGTACGGACTGCCGTTTCCCGACATCGTGTTTATCGACGACGCCGCGCCGTATTGGGACGAATCGGTCGTGCTTTCTATGAGTCTGTCCAAAATCGGCCTGCCGACTTTGCGTACCGGGATAATCGTCGCGGACGCGCAGATTATCAGCGCGCTGTCGAATCTGAACGCAATTGCGGCGCTCGCCTCCGGAACACTGGGACAGGCGCTTGCGGAAAATTGCATTGCCTCCGGCCGAATCGTGTCCGTCGCACACGAATACGTCCGTCCGTTTTACAAGAAACGCAGCGAACAGGCGCAGCGCTGGATTCATGAATTCTTTGCCGGCGGCGATTATGCCGTTCATAAAAGCGAAGGCGCTATCTTTTTGTGGCTTTTGCTGAAAGATCTGGCCATTCCGGCAAAGGAATTGTACGGTAAATTGAAAGAGCGCGGCGTGATCACCGTTCCCGGAGAATGTTTCTTTTTCGGCGCCGAAGATCCTGCGAATACCTGTCACGGTCATTTCGATAAATGTCTGCGCGTCAATTATTCGGGGCCGGAAGACGAAGTTCGCGAAGGCTTGCGTATTTTGGCGGAAGTATATAAGGAAAACCGTATCGGCTGA
- a CDS encoding bactofilin family protein has translation MAHSFDMKNGNVTVFGQETEFNGVLEFTDNLVITGKFDGTIKATGNLEIDKTAVCTVTVMAADSILVAGTVTGNLEAASRVEMRSGSKITGDVTTLRLRIADNVNFHGQVTMLDALPETDIFSAAPAEYKQSCISHG, from the coding sequence ATGGCTCACTCGTTTGATATGAAGAATGGGAACGTAACCGTGTTCGGCCAGGAAACGGAATTTAACGGCGTACTTGAGTTTACCGACAATTTGGTTATTACCGGAAAGTTCGACGGTACGATCAAAGCGACGGGAAATCTTGAGATCGATAAAACGGCAGTCTGCACGGTGACCGTCATGGCCGCCGATTCCATACTGGTGGCGGGTACCGTTACGGGAAATCTTGAAGCGGCGTCGCGCGTTGAAATGCGTTCCGGCAGTAAGATTACCGGAGACGTTACGACGCTCAGACTGCGCATTGCCGACAACGTCAATTTTCACGGGCAGGTAACGATGCTCGACGCGCTTCCCGAAACGGATATTTTTTCCGCTGCACCGGCGGAATACAAGCAGTCTTGTATTTCACACGGATGA
- a CDS encoding response regulator, which yields MSAQKKILIVDDGKENVSFFNIMLSKYGYEIYCAETEQAALELIRTAAPDIVLLDGALAQASDWSFLKRLKHDAGFDAWKDIPVIAFSASASIYDKYKAVQLGALDFITKPVSFEDMLMRLRLFFEKQDKRKNSASAERKLKTLLSGVLSDMDVLAGAGPSCPADELKRLKDSYAEKLDEMDFSDVKLLEQNGKKKYTD from the coding sequence ATGTCTGCACAGAAAAAAATACTGATTGTTGACGACGGTAAGGAAAACGTATCGTTTTTCAACATCATGCTTTCCAAATACGGATATGAAATTTACTGCGCCGAAACGGAGCAGGCCGCGCTTGAACTGATACGGACGGCCGCTCCCGACATCGTGCTGCTCGACGGCGCGCTGGCGCAGGCGTCGGACTGGTCTTTTCTGAAAAGGCTGAAGCACGACGCGGGTTTCGACGCGTGGAAAGATATTCCGGTCATCGCGTTTTCCGCTTCGGCAAGCATTTATGACAAATACAAAGCCGTGCAGCTGGGCGCGCTCGATTTTATTACCAAACCGGTTTCTTTTGAAGATATGCTGATGCGCCTTCGGCTCTTTTTTGAAAAACAGGATAAGCGGAAGAATTCGGCTTCCGCGGAACGGAAACTGAAGACGCTGCTGTCCGGCGTGCTGAGCGATATGGACGTGCTCGCCGGTGCCGGTCCGAGCTGTCCGGCGGACGAATTGAAACGGCTGAAAGATTCTTATGCCGAAAAATTGGATGAAATGGATTTTTCCGACGTAAAATTACTGGAACAGAACGGAAAAAAAAAGTATACTGACTGA
- the lnt gene encoding apolipoprotein N-acyltransferase, with the protein MAITNRIACSDRKIQRVVMPFGLLVSAVILFALPQPNLFTVQGFPVLAYVAFIPVFLLVRLVSWKTVWLYGLLYGVGSYCLFTYWLATFHPMGIFVISFMYGFYLMLTFPLLKAADSLFPKRGWLVQWVVWCGYEYVKTLGFAGFHYGVTAYTHWRWTPLIQCADIAGVWGLNALIVFTSAWCTAVIVQANRTAAGGGFRAAVRMIPAAVKTHALSACLWCAVFVAVLVYGFVSPVDYSQDKTVTVALVQQNSDPWVGGVNAYRRDLDTLMRLSDEALASDPAVQLVVWPETAFVPRITWHYKHLYERDKFELVEKLLNYIDAAPVPFVIGNDHGVDGYTRSGSYDVVDYNSVLLFRPGENVVPPQPELYSKMKLVPFTEYFPFEKLFPKLYQLLLNGDTHMWEPGTEAVVFDVGGLKFGSPICFEDTFGFVGRRFVNAGANAIVNLSNDAWSKSPACQYQHLSMALFRSVENRIPSVRATASGQTAIIDPNGKITAMAEPFAQTYLTGSVPVRSMDKKTLYTRYGDYAGIFFAVCAGILLVLGVILKIARRGCADVCTEKNTDC; encoded by the coding sequence ATGGCGATAACGAACCGGATTGCGTGCAGTGATCGTAAAATACAGCGTGTGGTTATGCCGTTCGGATTGCTCGTTTCCGCCGTTATCCTGTTCGCGCTGCCGCAGCCGAACCTTTTTACCGTACAGGGCTTTCCCGTTCTTGCGTACGTCGCGTTCATTCCGGTATTTTTACTCGTCCGTCTCGTGTCCTGGAAAACCGTCTGGCTGTACGGATTGCTGTACGGCGTCGGATCTTACTGTCTTTTCACTTACTGGCTCGCTACGTTCCATCCGATGGGAATTTTCGTCATATCGTTCATGTACGGCTTCTATCTGATGCTGACGTTCCCGCTGCTGAAAGCGGCCGATTCGCTGTTTCCGAAGCGCGGCTGGCTCGTGCAGTGGGTCGTTTGGTGCGGCTATGAATACGTTAAAACGCTCGGTTTCGCCGGCTTTCATTACGGGGTAACCGCGTATACGCACTGGCGGTGGACGCCGCTTATCCAATGCGCCGACATCGCCGGCGTTTGGGGACTGAACGCGCTGATAGTGTTCACTTCCGCCTGGTGCACTGCCGTTATCGTGCAGGCAAACCGTACGGCTGCCGGCGGCGGATTTCGCGCCGCGGTGCGGATGATTCCGGCGGCGGTGAAAACGCACGCGCTCTCGGCCTGCCTGTGGTGCGCAGTTTTTGTCGCCGTGCTCGTCTACGGCTTCGTTTCTCCGGTAGATTATTCGCAGGATAAAACGGTAACGGTTGCGCTCGTGCAGCAGAATTCCGACCCTTGGGTGGGCGGTGTGAACGCGTACCGGCGCGATCTGGACACGCTGATGCGCTTGTCCGATGAAGCGCTTGCGTCGGATCCCGCCGTTCAGCTCGTCGTTTGGCCCGAAACGGCGTTCGTTCCGCGCATCACCTGGCATTATAAGCATTTGTACGAACGCGATAAATTCGAATTGGTCGAAAAACTGCTTAATTACATAGACGCCGCTCCGGTTCCGTTCGTTATCGGCAACGATCACGGTGTGGACGGATACACCAGAAGCGGTTCGTACGACGTCGTCGATTACAATTCCGTATTGCTGTTCAGGCCGGGAGAAAACGTCGTTCCGCCGCAGCCCGAACTGTACAGCAAGATGAAGCTGGTGCCGTTTACCGAATATTTTCCGTTTGAAAAACTGTTTCCCAAACTGTATCAGCTGCTTTTAAACGGCGACACGCACATGTGGGAACCGGGAACGGAAGCCGTCGTGTTCGACGTCGGCGGGCTGAAATTCGGTTCGCCGATCTGTTTTGAGGATACGTTCGGCTTCGTCGGCCGCCGCTTCGTAAACGCCGGGGCGAACGCGATCGTAAACCTTTCCAACGACGCCTGGTCCAAAAGCCCGGCGTGTCAATATCAGCATTTATCCATGGCGCTTTTCCGGTCCGTGGAAAACAGGATACCGTCCGTTCGCGCGACGGCGTCGGGACAGACGGCGATCATCGATCCGAACGGAAAAATCACCGCTATGGCGGAGCCGTTCGCACAGACGTATCTGACCGGTTCCGTTCCCGTTCGCTCGATGGATAAAAAAACGCTTTATACGCGGTACGGCGATTACGCCGGAATCTTTTTTGCCGTTTGTGCAGGCATTTTGCTCGTTCTCGGAGTTATATTGAAGATAGCACGGAGAGGTTGCGCCGATGTCTGCACAGAAAAAAATACTGATTGTTGA
- a CDS encoding HU family DNA-binding protein, translated as MVEVCTMLKVTKYDLIESVYQNTKCEKRVVQEVFESLLDQIKESLKSGATIELRGFGTFEPRLRKGRKKARNPKTGDHLSVPPHYIAAFRSGQELKNALWNLPVEEE; from the coding sequence CTGGTTGAGGTGTGTACCATGTTAAAAGTTACTAAATACGATTTGATCGAATCCGTATATCAGAATACCAAATGTGAAAAACGTGTCGTTCAGGAAGTATTTGAATCTTTACTTGATCAGATCAAAGAATCGTTAAAATCCGGCGCTACGATCGAATTGCGGGGCTTCGGCACGTTTGAACCCCGGCTGCGCAAAGGTCGCAAAAAGGCCCGTAATCCTAAAACCGGCGACCATCTCTCCGTTCCTCCCCATTATATTGCCGCGTTCCGTTCCGGTCAGGAATTGAAAAACGCTTTGTGGAATTTACCCGTAGAGGAAGAATAA
- the rpsT gene encoding 30S ribosomal protein S20 gives MAVKQSSAEKRHKQSEVRRLRNKSVKSSARTSVRKYVEAVQAKDSALAAQLLKDLVKELDTAAGKGILSKNAVSRKKSRMMKLYNVSFGAAAAAK, from the coding sequence TTGGCAGTAAAACAGTCATCTGCAGAAAAAAGACATAAGCAGAGTGAAGTCCGCCGCTTGCGCAACAAGTCAGTCAAAAGTTCTGCACGTACAAGTGTTAGAAAATATGTTGAAGCTGTACAGGCCAAGGATTCTGCACTTGCAGCGCAGTTGTTGAAAGATCTTGTAAAAGAACTGGATACGGCGGCCGGCAAGGGAATTTTGTCTAAGAATGCTGTTTCGCGGAAAAAGTCACGCATGATGAAACTGTATAACGTTTCATTCGGCGCTGCAGCTGCTGCGAAATAA